One genomic window of Nicotiana sylvestris chromosome 10, ASM39365v2, whole genome shotgun sequence includes the following:
- the LOC138879575 gene encoding uncharacterized protein has protein sequence MEGGLGKETGLVRIRVVIAYARAKLILDVIEEFVGMKVKEKMIWADRRVYYRNKIVLVKKLSLEEKGVLVAYIRAIKDMYDGSKTRVRTVEGYSEHFSVVMGLHQGFCAKYILICSGDGHTNIPYSRGGAMVYIIR, from the exons ATGGAA GGTGGGTTGGGGAAGGAGACAGGTTTGGTCAGAATCAGAGTTGTCATTGCATATGCTAGAGCAAA GTTGATCTTGGATGTTATAGAGGAGTTTGTGGGGATGAAGGTAAAGGAGAAGATGATATGGGCAGATAGGAG AGTTTACTACAGGAATAAAATAGTACTTGTTAAAAAACTAAGCTTGGAGGAGAAAGGTGTGTTGGTTGCCTatattagggcgattaaggatatgtatgatggaaGTAAGACCCGGGTTAGGACAGTAGAAGGTTACTCGGAGCATTTTTcggttgttatggggttacaccaaggattCTGCGCTAAGTACATTCTTATTTGCTCTGGTGATGGACATACTAAcataccatattcaaggggaggtgccatggtgtatatTATTCGCTGA
- the LOC104240702 gene encoding polyadenylation and cleavage factor homolog 4 codes for MALAGGFASSKPIQNDAVVAAPPKPLPSPSIIERFRAALKEREEELRASSMPVIDDDDDVIVLPPTMDEIVRLYELFLSDLTFNSKPVITDLTIIAGEQREHGQGIADAICSRILEVPVEQKLPSLYLLDSIVKNIGRDYVRHFSAHLPEVFCEAYRQVHPSMHPAMRHLFGTWSTVFPAPVLRKIETRLQFSQSGAQQSSGLTSSRASESPRPTHGIHVNPKYLEARRQLGHSTIDSVRAENPAGHISSDLEAKQVLSTASRNARSSSPYRVGPARSLSPTLDEFAVDNSAIGLREGASPSHSALDYGLNRVRGRDDERNEWQRILPDDANQQPDIPVKYGLNKDFDLQGPRALIDAYGIDEREKLANQRQRKMGNAAMNSLGERIAVKTWQNTEEEEFNWEDMSPTLADQSPFNDLSTSIRHPQSIRTRPGLDSQHAVPLVTDPRRSWSNRGQYSSVHDSSLDDVHSSGRGARNKITGYCDETSLISGSHYLQKLPENVPLLHQRHLKVEGSGISLVTGEPKHPLISNLVADGHTWRPPYIPPRMNPTFDFSVQDIRAITGRVPIVPWPPTDVHNPQSLTSKPFVLPHQHIRSPFEVKNASSSVVNHNLDKSVLPGQQIDNSKSNSYIKFPQFPSQHPASFSASLQNSEQVASAESQLLFSQRMHQTTVPSASLPASNHLLLPPIYGYTPQGPGSSVGTLMPLPVSGTQVPLPLVNIPNTSSQFSSGALPPLPRGPLPMSSQFTPTSQNLGQVTPNPPAGGFSSLISSLMAQGLISLTNQAPPQDSVGLDFNPDLLKVRQDSAVTALYADLPRQCKTCGLRFKCQEAHSSHMDWHVTKNRVSKNRKQKSSRKWFVSVNMWLSGTEALGSDAAPGFLPAEQVVEKKDDEELAVPADDEQNVCALCGEPFDDFYSDETEEWMYKGAVYMNAPSGSTAGMEKSQLGPIIHAKCRSESSATPHEDSRRVDEGLEDGSQRKRMRS; via the exons ATGGCTTTAGCCGGCGGTTTTGCGAGCTCTAAGCCAATCCAAAACGATGCCGTTGTGGCGGCGCCACCAAAACCCTTGCCGTCACCTTCTATAATCGAACGATTTAGGGCGGCTTTAAAGGAAAGAGAGGAGGAACTTAGGGCTTCCTCTATGCCGGTCATCGACGACGATGATGATGTTATCGTGTTGCCCCCGACCATGGACGAGATTGTTAGGCTTTACGAGCTCTTTTTGTCCGATTTAACTTTCAATTCTAAGCCTGTCATTACTGACCTCACCATAATTGCCGGCGAACAGAGAGAACACGGTCAAGGCATCGCTGACGCCATTTGTTCTCGCATTCTTGAG gTCCCAGTAGAACAGAAACTACCCTCATTATACCTTCTGGATAGTATTGTAAAGAATATTGGCAGGGATTATGTCAGGCATTTCTCTGCCCATTTACCTGAG GTTTTCTGTGAGGCATACAGGCAAGTGCACCCTAGCATGCATCCTGCAATGCGCCACCTCTTCGGGACGTGGTCAACTGTGTTCCCAGCACCTGTCCTCCGCAAAATTGAGACTCGCCTCCAGTTTTCCCAGTCGGGGGCCCAACAATCTTCTGGCTTGACTTCATCAAGAGCATCTGAATCACCGCGACCAACTCATGGCATTCATGTAAATCCAAAATATTTGGAAGCAAGGCGTCAGCTTGGGCACTCCACTATTGATTCA GTTAGAGCTGAAAATCCTGCAGGCCATATATCTTCAGATCTGGAAGCTAAGCAAGTTTTGTCTACAGCTTCAAGGAATGCAAGGTCATCCTCTCCTTATAGAGTGGGGCCCGCGAGGTCATTGTCACCCACCCTTGATGAGTTTGCAGTGGATAATTCTGCCATAGGACTCAGAGAAGGGGCCTCACCATCTCATTCTGCACTTGATTATGGGCTTAACAGAGTAAGAGGTAGAGATGATGAGAGGAATGAGTGGCAGAGAATTTTGCCTGATGATGCCAATCAGCAACCAGACATTCCTGTTAAATATGGTCTGAACAAGGATTTTGATCTTCAAGGACCTAGAGCTTTGATTGATGCTTATGGAATTGATGAAAGGGAAAAATTAGCCAATCAGAGGCAAAGAAAGATGGGGAATGCTGCTATGAATAGCTTAGGCGAAAGGATAGCCGTAAAGACGTGGCAAAATACTGAAGAGGAAGAATTCAATTGGGAAGATATGAGTCCAACTTTAGCAGATCAGAGTCCTTTTAATGATTTGTCAACATCTATTCGTCATCCTCAGAGTATTAGGACGAGACCTGGCTTAGATTCACAACATGCTGTGCCTTTAGTGACTGATCCTAGAAGGAGCTGGTCTAATCGAGGACAATATTCGTCAGTTCATGATTCTTCCTTGGATGATGTTCACTCG TCTGGTCGAGGGGCGAGAAATAAAATTACTGGATATTGCGATGAGACATCTCTGATTTCAGGTTCACATTATCTTCAAAAACTTCCAGAAAATGTGCCACTGTTGCATCAAAGACATTTAAAggttgaaggaagtggaatctcATTAGTGACTGGTGAACCAAAGCATCCTTTGATTAGCAATTTGGTTGCCGATGGACATACTTGGAGGCCGCCATATATTCCGCCAAGAATGAATCCTACTTTTGACTTTTCAGTTCAGGATATTCGGGCTATTACTGGACGGGTCCCGATTGTACCATGGCCTCCCACAGATGTGCATAATCCCCAATCTTTGACTTCAAAACCTTTTGTTCTGCCTCATCAACATATCAGAAGTCCTTTTGAAGTAAAGAATGCTAGCAGTTCAGTTGTCAATCATAATCTGGACAAGTCAGTTCTTCCTGGGCAACAGATTGATAATTCGAAGAGCAACTCATATATCAAGTTTCCGCAATTTCCTAGTCAACATCCTGCATCATTTTCTGCAAGTCTTCAAAACTCTGAACAAGTGGCTTCAGCAGAATCTCAGCTATTGTTTTCTCAGCGTATGCATCAGACTACGGTTCCAAGTGCCTCACTTCCAGCCTCGAACCATTTGCTATTACCGCCAATTTATGGATACACTCCACAGGGTCCTGGTTCTTCTGTAGGTACTCTGATGCCCCTGCCAGTTTCAGGTACGCAGGTGCCTCTGCCATTGGTTAATATCCCAAATACATCTTCACAATTCTCGTCAGGGGCCTTACCACCTTTGCCCAGAGGCCCACTTCCCATGTCATCTCAATTCACGCCAACATCCCAAAATCTAGGTCAGGTTACTCCTAACCCTCCGGCAGGGGGCTTTTCAAGCTTGATTAGCTCACTCATGGCCCAAGGTTTGATTTCGTTGACAAATCAGGCTCCCCCACAG GATTCTGTGGGCCTTGATTTTAATCCGGATCTCCTTAAGGTTCGTCAGGATTCTGCGGTAACTGCTTTATATGCCGATCTTCCAAGACAGTGCAAAACTTGTGGCCTACGATTTAAATGCCAAGAGGCTCACAGCAGTCACATGGATTGGCATGTAACTAAGAATCGAGTATCAAAAAATCGCAAGCAGAAGTCTTCTCGTAAGTGGTTTGTAAGTGTCAATATGTGGCTTAGTGGTACGGAGGCTTTGGGATCTGATGCAGCTCCTGGATTTCTACCCGCTGAGCAAGTTGTGGAAAAGAAGGATGATGAAGAATTGGCCGTGCCTGCTGATGATGAGCAAAATGTTTGTGCACTGTGTGGAGAGCCTTTTGATGATTTTTACAGTGACGAGACTGAAGAATGGATGTATAAGGGGGCCGTCTATATGAATGCACCAAGTGGGTCAACTGCTGGAATGGAAAAGTCTCAGTTGGGTCCAATTATTCATGCAAAATGCAGGTCTGAATCTAGTGCAACTCCACATGAGGACTCCAGAAGAGTGGATGAG GGTCTGGAAGATGGAAGTCAGAGGAAACGAATGCGGAGTTAG